The following proteins come from a genomic window of Henningerozyma blattae CBS 6284 chromosome 4, complete genome:
- the HOS2 gene encoding histone deacetylase HOS2 (similar to Saccharomyces cerevisiae HOS2 (YGL194C); ancestral locus Anc_8.153), producing MTDTFSYDYKTVQNQPQFNYEFGSTYAPRVSYHFNPKVSSYHFGVRHPMKPFRLMLTDHLVSGYGLHKIMDLYETRKASDDELLEFHTDDYINFLKKVNPDNVNKMPRGTLDKFNIGDDCPIFHNLYEYSSLYTGASLDASRKLLNGQSDIAINWSGGLHHAKKTSPSGFCYINDIVLSILNLLRFHPRVLYIDIDLHHGDGVQEAFYTTDRVYTVSFHKYNGEFFPGTGNYDETGCSNGKHFALNVPLKDGIDDDSYINLFKSIIDPLITSYNPTVIIQQCGADSLGHDRLGCFNLNIKAHGECVKFVKSFGIPMLVVGGGGYTPKNVSRLWTYETGILNNVLLSPELPSDIPFLNYFDDEYSLYPVLDDLYENKNSKQFLEDLRIRCLEQIRYLKGAPSVRMDADVIPTQDLTKLTQDEEDALKELNEEQDEEADQMRLAQIEKDNARICELVE from the coding sequence ATGACAGATACATTCTCATACGATTACAAAACAGTACAAAATCAGCCGCAGTTTAACTATGAATTTGGTTCAACTTATGCACCCAGAGTTTCTTATCATTTTAACCCAAAAGTATCAAGCTATCATTTTGGTGTACGACACCCAATGAAACCCTTTCGCTTAATGTTGACTGATCATTTAGTTTCAGGCTATGGTCTACATAAGATTATGGATTTATACGAAACAAGAAAGGCTtcagatgatgaattgCTAGAATTTCATACAGATGATTATATTAACttcttaaaaaaagttaacCCAGATAACGTTAATAAAATGCCAAGAGGTACATtagataaatttaatattggcGATGATTGCCCAATTTTCCACAATTTATATGAATATAGTTCTCTTTATACGGGTGCTTCGTTAGATGCATCAAGAAAATTGCTAAATGGACAGTCAGATATTGCCATCAATTGGTCTGGTGGCTTACATCATGCCAAAAAGACCAGCCCATCTGGATTTTGctatattaatgatattgttTTATCGATCTTAAATCTATTACGATTTCATCCAAGAGTCTTATATATTGATATCGATTTGCATCACGGAGATGGTGTTCAGGAAGCTTTTTATACTACAGATCGTGTTTATACTGTGTCATTTCATAAATACAACGGCGAATTCTTCCCAGGAACAGGTAATTACGATGAGACTGGCTGTTCAAATGGTAAGCATTTTGCTTTAAATGTTCCATTAAAGGACGGGATTGATGACGATTCATAtattaatctttttaaatcaattattgaTCCATTGATTACTTCTTATAATCCAACTGTTATTATTCAACAATGTGGTGCAGATTCATTGGGCCATGATAGACTAGGATGctttaatttgaatataaaagCGCATGGTGAATGCGTAAAATTCGTAAAATCCTTCGGAATACCCATGCTTGTAGTTGGTGGGGGTGGCTATACTCCAAAAAACGTATCTCGTCTTTGGACCTATGAAACTGGTATCTTAAATAATGTTCTCTTATCGCCCGAATTACCCAGTGATATTCCTTTccttaattattttgatgatgaatattCCTTATATCCTGTACTAGATGACCTTTATGAAAATAAGAATTCAAAGCAATTTTTGGAAGACTTAAGAATACGGTGTTTAGAACAAATAAGGTATTTAAAGGGTGCGCCAAGCGTTAGGATGGATGCAGATGTTATTCCAACTCAAGATTTAACTAAATTAACCCAAGATGAAGAGGATGCTCTTAAAGAACTAAATGAGGAGCAGGATGAAGAGGCTGATCAAATGAGGTTAGCACAAATTGAAAAGGACAATGCTCGAATATGTGAACTTGTTGAATGA